The genome window TGGTGCAGCCCTGAGGCTAAAATGGCCCAAAATACAAAGGCCTAAATAGGAGACCAGAGAAAAGGGGAATCAAGCTAGCAAAAGTAGTAAACAGTACAGAAACCCTTCTGATCATAGCCTATACGAAACCAGCTCTGGCTTCCACCCCTTTGCGTGGCTAGACTACAGGAGTGTGTTGCACAGAGAAAGCTATGTCATCTAAGTTATCATCCTAATTGCTCCAGAGAATCTTTCTGATCAAATATTTGCTCCCATATCCAATGGGTCATGATCTACAAGTCCCTGTCTTACTGGGATTGccacaaaatcaagaaaacagagaatatTAATGAAAAGGTCCTCAGAAATAATCTAGGCCGGtgattctcaaattttttttGTCTCAGGTCtcctttatactcttaaaaattattgaggacacCAAAAATCTTTTGTTTATGTGGCTTTATATCTACTGATATTTACtcaattagaaattaaaactgagacattaaatatatttatttcttaaatcatttttaaatgataatacaTTCATTACGttaatgtaaataatatatttgtaatgaaaaatcactatttttcCAAATCAAAACATTTTACTGAGAAGGGtagcaaatatttttgcaaatctctttaatatttgACTTAGATGCTAGTTGGGttctcatttctgcttctgtATCAGTCTGTGGTGATATGATATTTTGGTTGACatttatgaagaaaatccagTCTCATACAAATACATAGTTAGAAAAAGAAGGAGTATTGTTATAGCCATTTCGATAATTGTGGATATTCATTGATACTACATCAAAACTCTACAAGTATAGTTCCTTAAAGTTGGCCACAATGTGGAATCTGAGCTCATATAAATGAACTTTTTATACTCGGTACATCaaaatccattggtctatctTGCGCGTTGAaatgagtttgcttttttttttttaatctcatgcATAATTTTGATGCTGAGTGTTatgttccttatttttttaagaggaaaccaaatgaaaaattttcCTTAGTGGCAAAAAAGGAAGGTCAATACAGGAAAATAAGCTGCCATAAATGAACAACGTGGTAAAAGTGTCTAAGGGGAATGATGGGACAAATTTCCAGATGAGGCCTAAGGACACCCAAATTAttataagaggaaaagaaagaaaatcatgacAGCAAGTTTTAAAGTTAGTATTTATAGAGCAATTCTCAAGTGCTTAATAGAATTATCCCCATTTAATCCATTCTTAAAACAGTTCTATGAGGTCGGATTTAATAGTCCTGTCTCACAGAGGAGTAAGGTGGCTCGTGGATGTGGGACTGAATGGGGAGTTGCGAGTGCAAAGATGCGAGCGTTCTGGTGTCCTCAGGTGGACAGACAAGTAAGTTACACTACTGGAGACGCCAGGCGCTCAGTTACAGGAGGAGCCGATCCCAGTACCACCTGGTGGATTTTCCCGACAGTTAGAAACCAAGCACTGAGAAGTCAGTTATGAACTTGCCTGTTTTTGTCCTTCCAGACACGACTAAAATGATATGGGAACAGTTTCTGAgttattattttaagttttaatttggtcaaaattATTAACTAAACTATCTTCCTATTACCTATAGGATATATTTCACTTAGTTGTTCTTTTTATGAGGGTGGtgactttcttaatttttttttaatttatgaagcatttataactagaaaaaaaaagctgtctgTAAAAATCTCCTCTTTAAACTGCGAGAGTCATTGTCACTGTCTATTGAGACAGGAAGCTCAAGTGAAGTTGTAGCTTGAAGCCAAAGTGCAAAAGAATATGCACAAAATCAATTTAACCTCCTCTACCAAGAGAAATGtctaaacatttcaaaattacaGGGCCGAGAGCatgtcatttaaaatattcatattatgaAAAGTCTGTGAAAGGGGATTTTTGTTCTCTTTGGTTGAGTCAGTATCACTAATAATGGTGGTTTGGTCCCTCAAAAAGCCCCAAACAGTGTTTTCcaatttgcttattttgtttaCCCAGTgctttatacattatatttccTACGAAAAGTTAATTGAAAGAAAGAGTGACTTTTTCCCCTCATCCTTTCTCTTACAGTAGTGTAATCAAATTGATGTAACACTAAGGACatacttacttttctttttctcttaattcCCCAACTCCCCAGCCCCAATTCAAATCCCTGAAGgaaaatgatgagaaaaataaataaataaggaaagctTTGGGATGGCTTTCTACCACTTAGATTACACCATGGtcttggaagagaaagaaaagactgGTTTATGGCTAAGGATTTTTACAACAGCATTCTTTTCCCAGAAGATTGAGCAACTTGCATTGATCCATTGGGACTTATTAGAAATtggcctcttttttcttttctgccatAGTTACTTATAATTCTTAGTGTTGAACTGTTtacagaaaccatggagcaaAAAGCTCCCCAGAGAGCTTTTTTCTTCCCTATAAATTATAAGATTATAAAATGGCACCAAAAAGATTTTACAGGGTACAGTATGACACTGTGCATATGTGGGTCAGTGAATATCACCACTTTAAAGAAGTGGGGGTCTAGGGACAGAAAATCTGGGAGTGCACCCCTAAAATGCCCTGAGAGAATTCAATTACAGAAacaagtgtttttaaaacttttcttttacTTATGAAACTTTGCCCCAATATTTCCTTGTTCATGCAAATGCGTGTTTGTATGTGTATTAAGGACAAACACagctcttctttctctgtgtttttcagCTCCTGTGGGAGACTTCTCTTCTTAGGTTGTGATCCAGGAGTCTCTAAACCCCACCCAGCCTTGAAGACTGGGTTCCTGAAATGTCCCACCTGTGTAGTGTCCCCTCTTCGCCAAAGCAAAGACActtgcctctgggtttccttTAGTAGCCGTTTAGTGGGCAGCTCACTATGTATTCAGAGGATGCTTAAATAGTTGTATTTATTCCTGATGACAATCCTCCCAAATAGGcactattattacccccattttctagatgagaaaactgaggcttagaaggGTTAAATTGCACATGGTCAGTAACAGAATTTGGATTTCAAGCTGGACACTGCTGCTGCCTCCTTGCCTTGAAAAGgaactcactttctggaaacttTGGAAATGACTTTGGCTCCCATCTGACCTCCAGCAgacatcccaccccacccccaagaagcatcccccccccccccccaactcacAGCTCAAAGTGCCTTTGCCCAAGATATGGTTTCCTGTCACTACTTACATGTCCGGTTCCCTCTTACCAAAAAGCCCCTGATGGCACAGAAACGGTCCAAGGTAAACTCTGGGCCAGATCTGGCTGCTGAAAGCTGGATTCCCAGCCCCAGTGCTGCTGCACTTCCCAGGGTTACATATGAGCCAAGGAAAATGGTTTCAAAAACAATTGTCCCTGAgtgttggtttgtttggtttggtcTGGTTCAAAACAGGAGGTCCTGTTCCCCCACCTCCTCATCTCCTAACTAAAATCcaactcttttctctctctggtcTGGAAAACTGcctttcacttttataaaatgtgGCTAGAACACCAAATCGGGAGTTGATTAGGTAATTTTAtcctgtatatttttttctgaattttgtaaGTACCCTACAAAGAGAACGTTACTTTAAAAAAGACTGGCCTTTTAAAAACTGTATCTTGTGTTTCCCAAATTATTACCTCCTGCAAAAATAGCAGTGAAAATGGAAGAAATCACGGAAAATGAGCTGGCATACGCTAAAAACTCTATAGAAACATTATTCGAAATAGGAAAAGCTTTACCGAAAGACAAAATTGTGTCTTTTATTATGGTTTTTATTCCACCCTTTAGACTGAGGTCCTTGGATTCCGGAGTGTTGGCTTTAGGAGATTCTTGAACTATGTGCAATTGGAGAGCGCTTTAGGCTGGagaagactgtgtgtgtgtgtgtgtgtgtgtgtgtgtgtgtgtgtgtgtgtgtgtgacttgaCCCTGTATTTGTTTGAGGAGTGTAAGTCTTTCAAAGCAGCCCTAGCTCCAAAGTCTCTTAGGGCCTAACGACCCTCCAGATCTTGCCTTAGAGGAACCCCTggctccaggggaaaaaaaaaaaaagaaaatcagaatcgTAGAGTTGAATTTGGAAACGCAGTGGTCCAAACGTGATTACCGCCACTCCGCGTGCAGAACATCTTTATCCGCGTGACAATGACCCAATACCCTGCCAGAGTCCAGACCCATACTTTTAAAGTTAACTTCTTGACCCAACCCTCTCAGAAAGGGGCAACAAAGAACACTTTCCACACCCTTGGGAAGCAAAGTTTTCACAGTGAGTTTCATTagtcataaaaaaataaatttatttacatttagtaATTATTGTAGTAGTAGCATCGCGGCAGCGGCGGGGCGCGTGTCCCCGGAGCAAGGTCACTTGGCACCGATCCGCCCCAGCGACCCACCCAAATCCTTCCCCGGCACTAGCAGGAACGTGGGCGCGGGGAGACTGGCACCTGGACGCGGGCGGTCGGACCTCCGAGGAGAAGGCGCTGATGAGAAAGTCCGGCGTCGGGGGAAgggcggggaggggggcaggaggtAAAAGGCGGAGCCGGGAGCGTGAGGAGCTGGTGGAGTGAGGCGCCTGGGGAGGAGACCCGAGCCTGGTGATGGTGGTGCGTGGCTCGAGCCTAGACGGGGACGGGATAGACAGAAGCTTGGATGAGAAAACCAAGTCTGGGGTGGAGACTGGAGCCTGGGAGGACTAGGGGACCCGACCGGGGCGAGGAGGTCCAGCACCCAGGAGCGCGCCCCGCATGGGCGCAGCCGCAACAAAACCCCGCTCTGGTGGTCTTCGATAGCGTGTCTCCACCTCACCCAGCGCGGAGCGGGCATTGTCGCGTCCGTTATGAGGACGCTGTCCTATGGGATACACACTTGGCCCAGATAGGCCACTCTCTTCTCTTTGCAACTTTAAAACATACCCCAATGGAAATTACAGACCAGGACTGCTGTGTTTAAAGCCGAATGAAACCGTGCTCTGACCATTTTTTTAAACGCTAAAGGCCTGATCTGGGCAGAATTGTACCATCACATATATTACATATCTGGCTCAGCAAATTAATCGCTAAGCGGTTTGGCGCTGGGCTAAGACGACAGTACAAGGGTTAGTCTATACAGCTGAAGCCCGAGGTCGGATCTGGGACCGTGCTCTCGAGACAGGAGGAGGCCGTTTCCGGAGAGGTAAAGCGTCCTCGCCCAGATCCGCGGCAGCGGCGGCCCTCCGCGCCCTACAAGGACATCCGTGCCGCCGACCTTCGGGCTTGCCCCCCACATCCCCACACACCGAATGCCTGCTCCTGCCACCTCTCTGTTCACGGTTCCAGGGAACGGGAGGTTCACGAATAACCCAAAATAACCCCGATAATCCAATGGAACCTTCTGCCCATCCTCTGGGCACCTCgcgcctctcccttctctccgtGGCCCCCAAACACACGCGCCCAATAAATCCCGTCAAGTGAGTTCGAATCCGATCTAGGCGGTGGTTCCACATAGTCTGTTGGCTGCAGAAACTTCTTTGGTCTCAGAGTCGGGTCGTCCGGAGACCACGAAAGGCCATGTCTGTGAATTCAAAAAGAGGATCAGATATGAGAAGAGAAATGATCTTCTCAAACCGAAACTGCCCTAAGGGAACCCCGTGATATCCCGGACTTTAAATAGCTCAGATTTTAATCGGCCTTCTGGGAATTTGCGTATCTTCTGACTAAACTAGGATTTTAATTTTACTAGACATTGATCACGCGAGACCTGAGGAGTAGCTTCCTTTTGGACTTTGCCCTCAGGGTGATTTGGAGAAGCCTGCATGAGTTTGGGATTTTGTCTaattcccctacccccaccccacacccccaccacGAGTCCTTCAGCGCCAAGTAGGAACTGGGACGCCAGTAGGCTTGGATATGATTTTTCCCAAGTCCGGAGAGTTGGCAGGTCGGAGAGGGACTTTCCAGACAAATACTGTTTGGGAACCTTAGCTATCCTGCAGGAATTAAAAATCTAACAGCTCCTTTATAGAGCTCGGCCTTTCCTCCTTCCCGTCAGAAAGCAGTCTGCCGAACCAAACCTGTCAGACTCTTAGCTGGAACAAGTTGGGCAAGGGAGATTTGGGATTCATTCTGCAATTGAGTAAGAGACTCAGTTGGCCCCAAGATATACCCCAGGGACAAGGAACAGAACGATGTAAACACAGAAGGGTGGATGGTTCTTCTCCAAAAAAGTGACTGGTCCCTCTCTTGATTTCAGAGGAACTAAACGGGCCTCCCACTACCCGTTCTGGTACCCCCTTTTACATTCCTCCCAGCGGGCTGACCCGTTCCAGTTCCGGGAAGTCCCTGGGCGTCTCTGGGCCGCTCGCCCCCGGCCTCGCGCGCGGCGCCCCTACCAGGTTCACTGGGTGCACGTAGCCGTTCTCGTAGCGGTCCTCCTGCAGGAGCTGCCGCAGGTGCGCAATGTAACTGGAAGCTAGCCGGAGCGTGTCCAGCTTGGAGAGTTTGGTGTCGGGGGGCACCCAGGGCAGGCTGGTCTTGAGCCTGGAGAAGGCTTTGCTCAGCACACGCATCCGGGCTCGCTCGCGGGCGTTGGCCGCGTTCCGCTGCGACTGTTTGCACTCCGCCGCCGAGCCCTTGGGCGGGAGGGGCTTCTTGCAGCCGCCGCCGCTCCCGCCGCCGCCTGCGCCGCCACCCCCAGCCACACGAGGCCGCTTCCTCTTACAGCCTACCGCGCCCAGCGCGCACCGCTCCTCCTCGCCATCGGGGTCCTCCTCCTCGGCCGACGAGTTGTCACTGGGCGAGGCGTAGCTGCACTCGGCGCCGTGGTGGGGCTGCCTCTTGGAGGCGGGGACCGGATACCCTCTCTGCAGACCCTGCAGCTCCATCTCCTCGGGGTCGCTCACCGAGCCGGTGGACATCGCGTCGTCCCCCGCGCCCACGCGCGCCCGCCTTCCTCTCCTTGGCCAGTCTCTCGGTCTCCGCCTTCCACTCCCTCGCGGAGGCGGGGGCCAGGGAAAGCTCGAGGAGGACGGGAGCCCTGGGCCAGGAACCGCGAAGCCGAGGAGCCACCAGAGCAGGCGGGTGGTGAGAGCTAGTGCGCCCCGCCGCAGACCCGGGAGAGCGCGCCCAGAGGTCGGCGCCCTGGCCCAGATTCGGCGCGCACACCCGCGAGCTGCGCCTTTTGACAGGACTATTTATCTGTACTCCTCGGAACAAACCACCCCGGGCAAAGAAGAGGGGGTTGAAGAGGGGGTAAGAGGTGGGGCGGGGGCGTGGAAGGGGTGGGGACCGCTTTTTTGCGCGCACAGGAGCCCTGTTGGGGGCGGAGGAAGGGGACGTCTCTGAAGAGCCCCGATTTGGGCTCGGCGTCTCCATGCATCCTCAGGTTGTCTGCGCGAGGAAAATGTGCGTTGGGGGAGTGGGAGTGGGTGGGTTGCTCCTACCCCCTCCACTTCCAGCTCCAGCTAATCTTGCGATGGTGAAGATTTGCCAAATGACTTAGACACCCCAGGATTGGATCCTGACTTCTGCTTCTCTCCCAAACTGTTCAGCAGGGCTCAGTTTTCCAAGTTCATCCCTCATGATGTAGGACAGCCTATCCGACAAAagggaacaaacaaaacaagcaaacaacatcCAACATTCCACAAAACGGTTacctttcattctctttctcccGTTTTCCCTTTAACAACGCTTTGTGAAGTGCAAAGCATTTTAATCTGCATTGATTCGTTTCATCTTCAAACAACACCTATGACTTAACCgtcatctccattttgcagaacGTGAAACTGAGTCGCGGAGATGTGAAGGACCCGAGGTCATCGGGCTGGTAAGTAGAGTAAGTACTTAAAATCCATGTTTGGGATCTCTGGTCTGTCGGTTGTCTAGTGGCTGCAAGCCTCCCGGCCCCACACTACTGGATTTTGTATATTTTCCCACTTTCTTAAGAGTTCTAttcgtttgttttgttttaatgccaCAATTCACAGGATAGAAGTTCCTGCCCTAACGCTTTGAGTTACAGAGGAGGGAATCCTTTACTATTTTGGATTATGTATTGAATAGCGCGTCCTGGATACAGAACGCTAAATCAGCATAAACGCCCAGCCCTTGCACAAAACGACGAAGCAGCAATCAGAATTATTGTGTCCTACTCCTCaccaaaaataaaacactgtCCCCCTGCAAAACAATACTGCGGTCTCATCATTTCCTAATTCGAAGGGCTATTGCAATATTTGGTTAGAGAATGAGTACTTCGTTTTGGAGGCGGACACAACGCCCGCCGCTGAGCGCCTGCTCTGGGCCAGTCTCTCACTGAGCTCTCTGCTCTCTACGTGAGAGGCCCAGGGAATAATCAAAACCCTATGAGGTTGGGGGTATGATGACCTCGTTTTACAACGGGGAAATTGAGTCTTCGCTGTCGGCTTAGGTGTTCTCTTGCACTTTGCCTAAAAGCTCAGTTTCCCAAGCTGAGTGAGATCTGGGGGAACGGATGCGCGGTGTGCCCAGCCCAGAGCCGGCAGACGCCTCTGGAGTTGCCTCAGTCCGCCGGCTCCCGCAGCAGAACAAATGCTCCCGGCTCCGAGTCTGAAGTGCCGCGACAGGTGGCTGGCCCGGGCTGACTTCATCACTCAAGCATCATTCCACCTTTGTCTCCCAGGCCAGGCCTCCCTTATAGGGAAGTTTCACACAGCCCCTCCTGCTTGCCCCCATTTGCTGAAGTTTCTCCCTGCACATTTTGTCATGGGGCTCATTCTGAGACCAGTTGAGCAAAAAGACTGCTGGGAAAACGCAGGAAATATTTGACAGCGTGGAAATCGGCCGTGGAGAGCTTGAACTTGAACTTGACTCAAGGAGCTCCTAGCAaggcgagggagggagggagagggggagcaaAAATATGCAAGAGGGAAATCTCAAGCTGGCTTTTTGCATCTCCTATTGATGACTTCAAGTTATCAATATAAATACATAGTCTCACACATTAGGGGCAGGCATACAGGTTTtaaacatttggattgtttataCAGGTGCAGAACAAAGGCTTTCTTTAGGAAAGATTAATGGCTGGGAAAGCCTTCGATTTCTCTAAACAGTCGCGAAAACTGGACCCAGCCGCAACACTAAGCAGGTCATGGCCAGTTTCTTTTTGTTGAAGGAACTGCCTGACCCCAACAATTTGGGCGTGTTTTGCACAGCACTtgccccttctttctttcccttctttctccgtCCCTTCTCTttatccttcctccttcctccttcacttccctcccctttcctttccttttctcttctttttcttttctcaccttctgccaccccctcccttgttctctttcctccctctcccccttctttccccttctttctccctctttcgtCTTTCAATAAAGACagctgttttcttttctaatctttattttatatttgcttttcatttatatttcattttcattttccct of Choloepus didactylus isolate mChoDid1 chromosome 14, mChoDid1.pri, whole genome shotgun sequence contains these proteins:
- the MSC gene encoding musculin; the encoded protein is MSTGSVSDPEEMELQGLQRGYPVPASKRQPHHGAECSYASPSDNSSAEEEDPDGEEERCALGAVGCKRKRPRVAGGGGAGGGGSGGGCKKPLPPKGSAAECKQSQRNAANARERARMRVLSKAFSRLKTSLPWVPPDTKLSKLDTLRLASSYIAHLRQLLQEDRYENGYVHPVNLTWPFVVSGRPDSETKEVSAANRLCGTTA